ATAATTTGCCCCCTTCAAAGCTTGCAGGTTAGATAATACAACACAATTTAACTGAAAGGTTCAGAGGCATTTCTTCAATCTGTTTTGCCCTTCAACTTTTCTTTCTCGTCTTGTTTTTGTGGCCGAAAGAGCAACTTAAATGTATATGCTGCCAGAAGAGCTCCCTGTATTGGGGCAAGCCAGTACACGAGTATGTGCTCCTTGGTTATATGATCCCCACGGGCATAAGCCCATCCCATCACCTACAGATTTTAAAAAGGTTCAGGTCATCTCTACGCAACCTTCTTGAAGCTAAAACGAACTTTCGATGCATGCATTGTGTTGTGTTGCAACTAAAAGATGTGAGCATGACTTACTGAGGCTGGGTTCATACAACCGCCCGTTAGATCAGAACCAAGTATGTGAAGAGATAACTTTGAAATACTTGATATCCAAGTCTTCATGAAGAAACTTCCAGGGATCTTTCTTGCAAGCCCAAGAGAGATGGTAACAACTCCAAATGCCAGCAATCCTTCTGTGAGAGCTCCTTTATGGATGTCAACATTCAAGCGTGGTCCACGTCCAATCTCAGGAAAGGTGTCGATAAGAAGCCGAACCGCAGTGATAGATCCAATCACCTAcagaaaaataaaccaaaagacATTGTATTCCAAAGTAGTTGTCTTCAAGTCAGAAACTTTGTTCACCAAAACGAGATGGGTAAATGATCGAGTAAATGAAACCTTGAAAAACGGCGAGGACAACTGTTCTAGCAAAACAATCTAGTTACATCGAGAATACCTTGTTCAACCAATTTTTATCCTCTAGGTCATAACAGCTCCATGTTTGCTATCACAAAACATACATCCAGGTTTTATATCTCGTGCATGGAACTCATGGAAGTTCTCTGTTCTAAAACTGCAGGTTGCCCTAAACAGAacataattgtaaaaaaaaaaaggcctgtCGGTTTGCTTTGGGCTCACATGCATTGAATAAATGCATGATCGCCACTGGATGGTAAGTATAAAGAGCTAAAGAAATACTTCTTCGGTGCTTGATCACCACTCATTTTTCACCAAGCATTCATGGACCACAAACTATGTACCTTCTTAAAAGTGAAATTAGCACCAAAACCAATTTAAGCTAATATAATtagaattaacaagaaaaaatacaacCTCAGCGATCTCACTGGAAGAATACATCAACCCAATTCAAAGAACAAGATAAAAGCTTTAACAAATCACTCAACTCAACAATCTAACATGCAAACAAAAGATCAAGATCAATGCTCTACAATATTCATCAAGGGACTAGTAAAATTGAATCCTCTCTAAGGAGAAGTCATGGAAAGTAATTAAAAGTATCCATCACATTTTCAGTTCAAAAGTCAACCACAATACAAACTTGCTTAACAAAACCCCAATTTGAACTCATATTAAAAGTCATGTAGATCCCAATAGCATCTGACCTTTCTTTTTGAGAAGAAATAACAGGCAAAGAAAAGCTTAAATTTTGCATATTAACTTGTACCAGTAACCCAATCACATAAAATTTGAGCTGAACCCATTATTTGAAACCcaaaacacacacaaacaagaaatcaataaaatgaaaCCCACTTCAcatctagagaaaaaaaatccaagtcaacATCCCAGAGGGAAAGAGAAGCAAACCTGAGCAGGTATTCTAGTCCCAATGGTGAAGAGAAACTGAGAGAAATCCCCAGAAATAGCAGAAGACAAAACAGCAAGAGGATTAAAAGACGCTCCTTTAGTAACCTTAGCcaagaaagcaaaaaagaacAGGCTCCCAACCGTCAAAGACTGCCTCATAAATTCACCTCTTGAATCATGCCCCATCTGCAAAACCTTGAACACAAACATCTTTATCAAAGCACCATTCCATACCCAAATAATAGAAACTATAAAATCTGACACAATTAAACGAGTCTTAGAAaccattttgtaaaaaaaaaagattgaaacttttttGTGGGTTAAGGTTTTCGGAGATGGGTTCTTgcttttattaaggtttttgcTTTGGGTTAATTGTTTGTGCATGCATGGCTGTGACTGTGAATTGCTTAGGTAATTTCCTGGGAGTTATACGTGCTGCTTTTTGAAAGTGTAGAATGCattgattttaagttttttattcgttaatatattaaaataatattttttttatttttaataattatttttaatatcaataaatcaaaataataaaaataattcaaatttttaaaaaaacaattcggAACCAGTTCTATATATAGCAC
The Populus nigra chromosome 3, ddPopNigr1.1, whole genome shotgun sequence genome window above contains:
- the LOC133688939 gene encoding probable aquaporin SIP2-1 isoform X1; the protein is MHKQLTQSKNLNKSKNPSPKTLTHKKVSIFFFYKMVSKTRLIVSDFIVSIIWVWNGALIKMFVFKVLQMGHDSRGEFMRQSLTVGSLFFFAFLAKVTKGASFNPLAVLSSAISGDFSQFLFTIGTRIPAQVIGSITAVRLLIDTFPEIGRGPRLNVDIHKGALTEGLLAFGVVTISLGLARKIPGSFFMKTWISSISKLSLHILGSDLTGGCMNPASVMGWAYARGDHITKEHILVYWLAPIQGALLAAYTFKLLFRPQKQDEKEKLKGKTD
- the LOC133688939 gene encoding probable aquaporin SIP2-1 isoform X2 is translated as MHKQLTQSKNLNKSKNPSPKTLTHKKVSIFFFYKMVSKTRLIVSDFIVSIIWVWNGALIKMFVFKVLQMGHDSRGEFMRQSLTFLFTIGTRIPAQVIGSITAVRLLIDTFPEIGRGPRLNVDIHKGALTEGLLAFGVVTISLGLARKIPGSFFMKTWISSISKLSLHILGSDLTGGCMNPASVMGWAYARGDHITKEHILVYWLAPIQGALLAAYTFKLLFRPQKQDEKEKLKGKTD